The Musa acuminata AAA Group cultivar baxijiao chromosome BXJ1-3, Cavendish_Baxijiao_AAA, whole genome shotgun sequence genome window below encodes:
- the LOC135621397 gene encoding uncharacterized protein At4g37920-like isoform X1, whose translation MALALSLPITTRDSFLHLQPSRTSKQSNTHRPSLATSPCSPLLLSANTPASGRSRRRKVTRSKRCLHLSTYGFGDNGGWVLSIHWHDCVASNVGVANLEEQAEVEVAEGYTMTQFCDKMIEFFMHEKPQTKDWRKFLVFRDDWKKYKENFFNRCQVRADTEDDPVMKQKLVGLARKMKKIDDEIEKHMELLMEIQENPLDIDAVVARRRKEFTSDFFRHLNILQDALDSLNDRDGIARLGARCLSAVRAYDNAIEQLETLDVAQSKFDDILNSPSLDEACEKIKRLAKSKELDSSLILLIYRSWAAAKESTSMRSEVKDIMYHIYMTTKRSLRSIAPPEIKLLKYLLNITDPEERFSALATAFSPGDNHDNKDSNALYTTPKELHKWIKIMLDAYHLNKEETDLMEARRMGDPVVIQRLFILKETIEEEYMKQLSEKEDQEAKE comes from the exons ATGGCTCTTGCTCTGTCCTTGCCCATCACCACGCGCGACTCCTTTCTGCACCTCCAACCCTCGCGCACTAGTAAACAGTCCAACACCCACCGTCCTTCCCTCGCCACCTCCCCctgctctcctcttctcctctccgCCAACACCCCAGCTTCCGGTCGTAGCAGAAGAAGGAAAGTGACGCGAAGCAAACGCTGCCTTCATCTATCGA CTTATGGCTTTGGGGACAATGGGGGTTGGGTTTTATCCATTCATTGGCATG ACTGCGTGGCAAGTAATGTTGGTGTTGCTAATCTGGAGGAGCAAGCTGAAGTTGAAGTTGCAGAAGGGTATACGATGACACAGTTCTGTGACAAAATGATTGAGTTCTTCATGCATGAGAAACCACAAACAAAGGATTGGAGGAAGTTCTTGGTGTTCAGGGATGATTGGAAGAAGTATAAGGAGAACTTCTTCAATAGATGTCAGGTGCGTGCGGACACCGAGGATGATCCAGTTATGAAGCAGAAGTTGGTCGGACTTGCAAGGAAAATGAAGAAA ATAGATGATGAAATAGAGAAGCACATGGAACTTCTGATGGAGATCCAGGAAAATCCCCTGGACATTGATGCAGTTGTTGCAAGAAGGCGGAAGGAATTCACCAGCGACTTTTTCCGTCACCTCAATATATTACAAGATGCACTTGATAGCCTAAATGACCGGGATg GAATAGCAAGGCTTGGAGCTAGATGCTTGTCTGCAGTACGTGCATATGACAATGCAATTGAACAATTGGAGACACTAGATGTGGCTCAGTCAAAGTTTGATGATATTCTAAATTCCCCTTCCTTGGATGAAGCATGTGAAAAGATTAAGAGGCTTGCCAAGTCAAAGGAACTTGACTCATCCTTGATTCTTCTGATATATAGATCTTGGGCAGCAGCAAAAGAATCTACAAGTATGAGGAGTGAG GTTAAAGACATAATGTATCACATATATATGACAACAAAGAGAAGCCTCAGAAGCATTGCACCACCTGAGATAAAGCTACTGAAGTATTTGTTGAACATAACAGATCCTGAAGAACGGTTTTCAGCACTTGCTACTGCTTTCTCTCCAGGGGACAACCATGATAACAAGGATTCTAATGCTCTGTACAC AACTCCTAAGGAGCTGCATAAGTGGATTAAGATAATGCTTGATGCTTACCATCTGAACAAAGAGGAGACTGACCTGATGGAAGCAAGACGAATGGGTGATCCAGTGGTAATCCAAAGACTTTTCATTTTAAAGGAAACAATTGAGGAAGAATACATGAAGCAACTTTCGGAGAAAGAAGACCAAGAAGCAAAAGAGTGA
- the LOC103977965 gene encoding transcription factor bHLH76, producing MEAKENNQFGLEESHGDHISSHSPGAVGFVTPLTSSPILSASMVEAFFTPGLWNHHTSSCTMSFGESINCVPIGKPVAMSNRGMLPSPPPGEFPHSLPHFPVDSGLIERAARLSCFGGGSFRGISLLGPSQSMTPPSGASKDAIGARVQKAELNVVSLPVEHGTIKGITMNNKRDRSISHVGTSNNKSREGNFCEEGQERHTGSADAAGNSSSSDLGANKRRKATEEMEKEKDQVLRGLQSSTETTKDNTETKCKSYKHSGKNAKDNSEAAKEGYVHVRAQRGQATNSHSLAERVRREKISERMKYLQELVPGCSKVIGKAVMLDEIINYVQSLQRQVEFLSMKLAAVNPQLDFSIEGLLAKNLLHSHGGSSSAAGFSQEMIYPQVYSSQQGLAHAGISSMLNPSDAFRRTLITEIPMASGYKETSLQMHNSWNEQLVMQMAYGANPPLNSQVINRKPDGFTI from the exons ATGGAGGCGAAAGAGAATAACCAGTTCGGGTTGGAGGAGAGCCATGGAGATCACATCAGCAGCCATAGTCCTGGCGCGGTCGGCTTCGTGACTCCATTGACTTCATCCCCAATTCTTTCAGCTTCAATGGTGGAGGCCTTCTTCACTCCCGGTCTCTGGAACCACCACACAAGTTCATGTACCATGAGCTTTGGAGAAAGCATCAACTGTGTACCGATTGGAAAACCGGTAGCCATGTCCAACAGAGGCATGCTTCCATCGCCTCCTCCCGGAGAATTCCCCCACAGCCTACCTCATTTCCCCGTCGATTCGGGTTTAATCGAGCGGGCGGCAAGGCTTTCATGTTTCGGCGGCGGTAGTTTCCGTGGCATCAGCCTCCTCGGCCCATCTCAGTCAATGACTCCGCCCTCTGGTGCTTCAAAGGATGCCATCGGGGCTCGGGTTCAGAAGGCCGAGCTAAATGTAGTCTCACTGCCTGTCGAACATGGAACCATCAAAGGCATTACGATGAATAACAAAAGAGATCGAAGTATATCTCACGTTGGCACCTCAAACAATAAATCCCGTGAAGGCAATTTCTGTGAAGAAGGCCAAGAAAGGCATACCGGTTCAGCAGACGCAGCTGGGAATTCATCCTCCAGTGATCTTGGCGCAAATAAAAGGAGAAAAGCCACTGAG GagatggagaaggagaaggaccaGGTGCTAAGAGGCCTACAATCATCAACAGAAACCACAAAGGATAACACTGAAACCAAATGCAAAAGTTACAAACACAGTGGAAAAAATGCAAAAGATAATTCAGAAGCTGCAAAGGAGGGTTATGTTCATGTCAGAGCACAGCGTGGACAAGCCACCAATAGTCACAGTCTTGCAGAAAGAGTAAG AAGGGAGAAAATCAGTGAAAGGATGAAATATCTTCAAGAACTTGTGCCTGGTTGCAGCAAA GTAATAGGAAAAGCAGTGATGCTGGATGAAATCATAAATTATGTTCAATCACTCCAAAGACAGGTTGAG TTTCTCTCCATGAAGCTTGCAGCTGTCAATCCACAACTTGATTTCAGCATAGAAGGGCTTCTGGCTAAAAAT CTTCTGCATTCCCATGGTGGCTCATCATCTGCAGCTGGATTCTCACAGGAGATGATTTATCCTCAGGTATATTCATCTCAACAGGGCTTGGCGCATGCTGGAATCTCTTCCATGCTTAACCCTTCAGATGCATTTAGAAGAACACTGATTACTGAAATACCGATGGCGAGTGGTTATAAAGAGACTTCTCTGCAG ATGCACAATTCTTGGAATGAACAGCTTGTCATGCAAATGGCATATGGTGCTAATCCTCCTCTGAATTCACAAGTGATAAATAGAAAACCTGATGGCTTCACCATATAA
- the LOC135636950 gene encoding transcription initiation factor IIA subunit 2-like, translating to MATFEIYRKSSIGACLIDALDEMVLSGTLSPEVAYKVLVQFDKSMKDALETRAKRMVSMKGHLHTYRFCDHVWTFNLQDAVFKIGKTEEQIRRVKIVACDSKLLPE from the exons ATGGCCACATTCGAGATATATCGAAAGTCTTCCATTGGCGCGTGCTTGATAGATGCCTTAGATGAGATGGTTCTTAGTGGAACTTTGAGCCCAGAGGTAGCTTATAAAGTACTAGTGCAATTTGATAAG TCTATGAAAGATGCCTTGGAGACCCGAGCGAAGAGAATGGTTTCTATGAAG GGTCATCTGCATACCTACAGGTTTTGTGACCATGTCTGGACTTTCAACTTgcaagatgcagttttcaaaattGGCAAAACTGAGGAACAGATCAGAAGGGTGAAGATTGTAGCTTGTGACTCCAAATTGCTACCAGAGTGA
- the LOC135621397 gene encoding uncharacterized protein At4g37920-like isoform X2, which produces MALALSLPITTRDSFLHLQPSRTSKQSNTHRPSLATSPCSPLLLSANTPASGRSRRRKVTRSKRCLHLSNCVASNVGVANLEEQAEVEVAEGYTMTQFCDKMIEFFMHEKPQTKDWRKFLVFRDDWKKYKENFFNRCQVRADTEDDPVMKQKLVGLARKMKKIDDEIEKHMELLMEIQENPLDIDAVVARRRKEFTSDFFRHLNILQDALDSLNDRDGIARLGARCLSAVRAYDNAIEQLETLDVAQSKFDDILNSPSLDEACEKIKRLAKSKELDSSLILLIYRSWAAAKESTSMRSEVKDIMYHIYMTTKRSLRSIAPPEIKLLKYLLNITDPEERFSALATAFSPGDNHDNKDSNALYTTPKELHKWIKIMLDAYHLNKEETDLMEARRMGDPVVIQRLFILKETIEEEYMKQLSEKEDQEAKE; this is translated from the exons ATGGCTCTTGCTCTGTCCTTGCCCATCACCACGCGCGACTCCTTTCTGCACCTCCAACCCTCGCGCACTAGTAAACAGTCCAACACCCACCGTCCTTCCCTCGCCACCTCCCCctgctctcctcttctcctctccgCCAACACCCCAGCTTCCGGTCGTAGCAGAAGAAGGAAAGTGACGCGAAGCAAACGCTGCCTTCATCTATCGA ACTGCGTGGCAAGTAATGTTGGTGTTGCTAATCTGGAGGAGCAAGCTGAAGTTGAAGTTGCAGAAGGGTATACGATGACACAGTTCTGTGACAAAATGATTGAGTTCTTCATGCATGAGAAACCACAAACAAAGGATTGGAGGAAGTTCTTGGTGTTCAGGGATGATTGGAAGAAGTATAAGGAGAACTTCTTCAATAGATGTCAGGTGCGTGCGGACACCGAGGATGATCCAGTTATGAAGCAGAAGTTGGTCGGACTTGCAAGGAAAATGAAGAAA ATAGATGATGAAATAGAGAAGCACATGGAACTTCTGATGGAGATCCAGGAAAATCCCCTGGACATTGATGCAGTTGTTGCAAGAAGGCGGAAGGAATTCACCAGCGACTTTTTCCGTCACCTCAATATATTACAAGATGCACTTGATAGCCTAAATGACCGGGATg GAATAGCAAGGCTTGGAGCTAGATGCTTGTCTGCAGTACGTGCATATGACAATGCAATTGAACAATTGGAGACACTAGATGTGGCTCAGTCAAAGTTTGATGATATTCTAAATTCCCCTTCCTTGGATGAAGCATGTGAAAAGATTAAGAGGCTTGCCAAGTCAAAGGAACTTGACTCATCCTTGATTCTTCTGATATATAGATCTTGGGCAGCAGCAAAAGAATCTACAAGTATGAGGAGTGAG GTTAAAGACATAATGTATCACATATATATGACAACAAAGAGAAGCCTCAGAAGCATTGCACCACCTGAGATAAAGCTACTGAAGTATTTGTTGAACATAACAGATCCTGAAGAACGGTTTTCAGCACTTGCTACTGCTTTCTCTCCAGGGGACAACCATGATAACAAGGATTCTAATGCTCTGTACAC AACTCCTAAGGAGCTGCATAAGTGGATTAAGATAATGCTTGATGCTTACCATCTGAACAAAGAGGAGACTGACCTGATGGAAGCAAGACGAATGGGTGATCCAGTGGTAATCCAAAGACTTTTCATTTTAAAGGAAACAATTGAGGAAGAATACATGAAGCAACTTTCGGAGAAAGAAGACCAAGAAGCAAAAGAGTGA
- the LOC103977963 gene encoding indole-3-glycerol phosphate synthase, chloroplastic isoform X1 — protein sequence MEGILAGCSHGVRVLFPVATSVNPARNLSSKELVPRVLLPGVRRSARLRCTRSEEKSTDVRATLTYKGDDFVNSVEVQEWESGMSLNDIAAKQGIRIRRSHRTGHPSEGSKDEKDTPRNILEQIIWDKEVEVAQFKQTKPLETLKKAVEGAPPVRDFVGALRESYRRTGVPALIAEVKKASPSKGVLREDFDPVQIAKTYEKHGAACLSILTDEKYFQGSFQNLEAVRKAGVECPLLCKEFIIDSWQIYNARSKGADAVLLIAGVLPDLDIKYMTMICRELGLAALIEVHDEREMDRVLKIDGIQLIGINNRNLETFEVDISNTKKLLEGERGEIIQRRGIIVVGESGLFTPQDISYVQGAGVRAVLVGESLIKQIDPGKAISGLFGKDVSK from the exons ATGGAAGGGATCCTTGCCGGCTGTTCTCATGGGGTTAGGGTTTTGTTTCCGGTCGCAACCTCAGTGAATCCTGCGCGAAATCTCTCGTCGAAGGAATTGGTCCCGCGGGTTCTCCTGCCTGGCGTGCGGCGATCGGCTCGTCTCCGTTGCACGAGATCGGAAGAG AAGTCTACTGATGTACGTGCCACATTAACTTATAAGGGTGACGACTTTGTAAACTCTGTTGAAGTTCAAGAGTGGGAAAGTGGAATGTCACTGAATGATATAGCAGCAAAGCAGGGAATTAGGATTAGAAGAAGCCACCGAACTGGACATCCTTCTGAGGGTTCGAAAGATGAGAAAGATACTCCTCGCAATATTTTGGAACAGATAATATGGGACAAGGAAGTCGAAGTTGCACAG TTTAAACAAACAAAACCCTTGGAAACATTGAAGAAAGCTGTTGAAGGTGCTCCTCCTGTTAGAGATTTTGTTGGAGCTCTAAGAGAATCCTATCGACGAACTGGTGTTCCTGCTCTTATCGCGGAGGTTAAAAAGGCTTCACCGAGTAAAGGTGTCCTGCGTGAAGATTTTGATCCT GTTCAAATAGCTAAGACTTATGAGAAACATGGAGCAGCATGCCTGAGCATTTTGACAGATGAAAAGTACTTTCAG GGGAGCTTTCAAAATCTTGAAGCTGTTCGAAAAGCTGGAGTTGAG TGCCCTCTTCTGTGCAAAGAATTCATCATTGATTCCTGGCAAATTTACAATGCTCGTTCAAAAGGTGCAGATGCAGTTCTTCTAATTGCTGGAGTGCTACCAGATCTTGATATCAAGTACATGACCATGATCTGCAGGGAGCTTGGTTTAGCAGCTCTTATTGAG GTGCATGATGAAAGAGAAATGGATCGTGTACTGAAGATTGATGGAATTCAACTCATTGGCATTAATAACCGTAACCTTG AGACATTTGAGGTTGACATTTCAAACACAAAAAAACTTCTGGAGGGAGAGCGTGGCGAAATTATCCAGCGAAGAGGCATAATA GTTGTTGGAGAGTCAGGCTTATTTACTCCTCAAGATATTTCATATGTACAAGGTGCTGGGGTTAGAGCA GTGTTGGTTGGAGAGTCTCTCATCAAGCAGATCGACCCTGGGAAGGCGATCTCAGGGCTGTTCGGTAAAGATGTATCAAAATAA
- the LOC103977963 gene encoding indole-3-glycerol phosphate synthase, chloroplastic isoform X2 — translation MEGILAGCSHGVRVLFPVATSVNPARNLSSKELVPRVLLPGVRRSARLRCTRSEEGDDFVNSVEVQEWESGMSLNDIAAKQGIRIRRSHRTGHPSEGSKDEKDTPRNILEQIIWDKEVEVAQFKQTKPLETLKKAVEGAPPVRDFVGALRESYRRTGVPALIAEVKKASPSKGVLREDFDPVQIAKTYEKHGAACLSILTDEKYFQGSFQNLEAVRKAGVECPLLCKEFIIDSWQIYNARSKGADAVLLIAGVLPDLDIKYMTMICRELGLAALIEVHDEREMDRVLKIDGIQLIGINNRNLETFEVDISNTKKLLEGERGEIIQRRGIIVVGESGLFTPQDISYVQGAGVRAVLVGESLIKQIDPGKAISGLFGKDVSK, via the exons ATGGAAGGGATCCTTGCCGGCTGTTCTCATGGGGTTAGGGTTTTGTTTCCGGTCGCAACCTCAGTGAATCCTGCGCGAAATCTCTCGTCGAAGGAATTGGTCCCGCGGGTTCTCCTGCCTGGCGTGCGGCGATCGGCTCGTCTCCGTTGCACGAGATCGGAAGAG GGTGACGACTTTGTAAACTCTGTTGAAGTTCAAGAGTGGGAAAGTGGAATGTCACTGAATGATATAGCAGCAAAGCAGGGAATTAGGATTAGAAGAAGCCACCGAACTGGACATCCTTCTGAGGGTTCGAAAGATGAGAAAGATACTCCTCGCAATATTTTGGAACAGATAATATGGGACAAGGAAGTCGAAGTTGCACAG TTTAAACAAACAAAACCCTTGGAAACATTGAAGAAAGCTGTTGAAGGTGCTCCTCCTGTTAGAGATTTTGTTGGAGCTCTAAGAGAATCCTATCGACGAACTGGTGTTCCTGCTCTTATCGCGGAGGTTAAAAAGGCTTCACCGAGTAAAGGTGTCCTGCGTGAAGATTTTGATCCT GTTCAAATAGCTAAGACTTATGAGAAACATGGAGCAGCATGCCTGAGCATTTTGACAGATGAAAAGTACTTTCAG GGGAGCTTTCAAAATCTTGAAGCTGTTCGAAAAGCTGGAGTTGAG TGCCCTCTTCTGTGCAAAGAATTCATCATTGATTCCTGGCAAATTTACAATGCTCGTTCAAAAGGTGCAGATGCAGTTCTTCTAATTGCTGGAGTGCTACCAGATCTTGATATCAAGTACATGACCATGATCTGCAGGGAGCTTGGTTTAGCAGCTCTTATTGAG GTGCATGATGAAAGAGAAATGGATCGTGTACTGAAGATTGATGGAATTCAACTCATTGGCATTAATAACCGTAACCTTG AGACATTTGAGGTTGACATTTCAAACACAAAAAAACTTCTGGAGGGAGAGCGTGGCGAAATTATCCAGCGAAGAGGCATAATA GTTGTTGGAGAGTCAGGCTTATTTACTCCTCAAGATATTTCATATGTACAAGGTGCTGGGGTTAGAGCA GTGTTGGTTGGAGAGTCTCTCATCAAGCAGATCGACCCTGGGAAGGCGATCTCAGGGCTGTTCGGTAAAGATGTATCAAAATAA